The following proteins are co-located in the Sporosarcina pasteurii genome:
- the mraZ gene encoding division/cell wall cluster transcriptional repressor MraZ — MFMGEYQHTVDTKGRLIVPSKFREHLGGSFVLTRGLDNCLFGYPMDEWKILEKKLRALPVTKKDARAFTRFFFSGATEVELDKQGRINIPASLRNYAKVEKDCVVIGVSGRIEIWAKHLWDDYYDESEESFNDIAENIIDFDF; from the coding sequence ATGTTTATGGGTGAATATCAACATACTGTCGATACAAAGGGTCGTTTAATTGTTCCCTCAAAATTTCGGGAACATTTAGGCGGTAGTTTTGTATTGACTCGTGGCCTAGATAACTGTCTCTTCGGGTACCCGATGGATGAATGGAAAATTCTTGAGAAAAAGCTAAGAGCGTTACCAGTTACAAAGAAAGATGCACGTGCATTTACCCGCTTTTTCTTTTCAGGCGCGACAGAAGTAGAGTTGGACAAGCAAGGGCGCATCAATATTCCAGCATCTTTACGAAACTATGCAAAAGTTGAAAAAGATTGTGTTGTCATAGGTGTTTCGGGCCGTATTGAGATATGGGCGAAGCATTTATGGGATGATTATTATGATGAGTCCGAAGAATCTTTCAACGATATTGCGGAAAATATTATCGACTTTGATTTTTAA